From Primulina huaijiensis isolate GDHJ02 chromosome 15, ASM1229523v2, whole genome shotgun sequence, one genomic window encodes:
- the LOC140959700 gene encoding uncharacterized protein, whose amino-acid sequence MEEKQLNFNQPFLSVRRNSPIVKSEKEDRRKTNHSFSGIPRLPSRVPELKSGPVSNPGTVPFLWEQTPGQPKEERKQQTQIFLIPPVVPNLPPGRGPKASQHDSQKHFRSGSVEIPQHFKNGMLLDENAKNFESGKEKAVEENSESGDSDEAFTDALDTLSRTESFFLNCSMSGVSGFDNLDVKLEPSGSFSTDPQTREFMMDRFLPAAKAMTSEAPHYAPKKHVAQELPQQLKKILMQDQPSLRYGPSFTKRYSHYHDYQEDAIDEASDEESNYDQHPNMPSVCGLLPRFCFKNSLCRLNPLPTMSMRSRLPESPGYKMQPSSSSSGSYSETETELRSDVSEPRPIDKIQIDELNETKNRLRNDQSQLHSRKGSTYFDAPLSFLEEKEVPSIAQETKNTGIKDIGFHKNGCKTFGEFLADDESPNPLNSESPVVEKTLYVDTVHKVESPKKIPSPDMKETSDSSLEDFNKLDPRNGEQKHLPGAHEFGDSIVEYSIDKEDLELYSTNTEDVQLEEKQATDVLEKILRKKVTFEDSHQHHNEFPPLPKSPSDSWLWRTLPTAPKKTTSRRLYLLEDTKTRNHSLKAREGDYTMTKRHQSRCAEELLTHIPEA is encoded by the exons ATGGAGGAGAAGCAATTGAATTTCAATCAACCATTTTTATCAGTAAGAAGAAACTCACCTATAGTGAAGTCAGAGAAAGAAGACAGAAGGAAAACCAACCATTCTTTCTCGGGTATACCTAGGCTACCTTCTCGTGTACCAGAACTGAAATCCGGTCCTGTTAGTAATCCCGGGACTGTCCCGTTTCTATGGGAACAGACTCCGGGACAACCGAAGGAAGAGAGGAAACAGcaaactcaaatttttttgataCCTCCGGTTGTCCCAAACCTTCCTCCGGGAAGAGGTCCAAAGGCTAGCCAACATGATTCTCAAAAACATTTTCGGAGTGGTAGTGTTGAAATCCCTCAACATTTCAAGAATGGTATGCTTCTTGACGAAAATGCTAAGAATTTTGAGAGTGGTAAAGAGAAAGCAGTGGAGGAGAATTCCGAGTCAGGGGACAGTGATGAAGCATTTACTGATGCACTTGATACACTTTCAAGAACCGAATCATTTTTCTTGAATTGCAGTATGAGTGGCGTAAGTGGCTTCGACAATTTAGACGTGAAACTGGAACCATCGGGAAGCTTTTCGACAGATCCACAAACTCGGGAGTTTATGATGGATAGGTTTCTGCCTGCAGCAAAAGCAATGACATCAGAGGCACCTCATTATGCACCAAAAAAACATGTAGCTCAAGAACTGCCTCAGCAATTAAAGAAAATACTCATGCAAGATCAGCCTTCCCTTCGTTACGGGCCTAGTTTCACAAAACGCTATTCCCATTATCATGACTATCAAGAAGACGCGATCGACGAAGCGAGCGACGAAGAGAGCAACTATGATCAACATCCAAATATGCCTTCAGTTTGTGGGTTGTTACCTCGGTTTTGTTTCAAGAATTCACTCTGCCGTTTAAATCCTTTGCCTACAATGAGCATGAGATCCCGATTACCAGAATCTCCCGGCTATAAAATGCAACCTAGTTCCTCATCATCTGGTTCATACAGCGAGACAGAGACGGAG CTGAGATCCGATGTTTCAGAACCGAGACCCATTGATAAAATCCAAATAGATGAACTTAATGAGACTAAGAACAGATTAAGAAATGATCAGAGCCAGTTACACAGCCGAAAGGGGTCGACATATTTTGATGCACCTTTGTCCTTTCTTGAAGAGAAAGAAGTCCCCAGCATTGCTCAAGAAACAAAGAACACCGGGATTAAGGACATCGGATTCCATAAGAATGGCTGCAAAACCTTTGGGGAGTTTTTAGCTGACGACGAAAGTCCAAACCCATTAAATTCAGAATCTCCTGTTGTCGAGAAAACTCTATACGTAGATACAGTTCATAAAGTTGAATCCCCCAAAAAGATTCCATCTCCAGATATGAAAGAGACATCAGATTCATCTCTTGAGGATTTCAACAAGTTGGATCCTAGGAACGGGGAACAGAAGCATCTTCCCGGTGCTCACGAATTCGGGGACTCCATAGTTGAATACTCTATTGATAAAGAAGATCTCGAGCTTTACTCAACCAATACCGAAGATGTACAATTGGAGGAAAAACAAGCAACTGATGTTTTAGAAAAGATTCTACGGAAAAAAGTAACTTTCGAGGACTCTCATCAACACCACAACGAATTCCCACCATTGCCTAAATCTCCATCAGATTCTTGGCTTTGGCGTACTTTGCCTACTGCCCCGAAAAAAACTACATCTCGACGTTTATATCTTCTTGAGGACACAAAGACTCGAAACCACAGTTTAAAGGCGAGGGAAGGCGATTATACAATGACCAAGCGTCATCAGTCGCGGTGTGCTGAG GAACTGCTGACACATATACCGGAAGCTTAG
- the LOC140960550 gene encoding uncharacterized protein: MSFGTISKLHNVNSWLTSSPKLVYQDSWAQKRFASPRIRTAAASLSGSEVAEGFEEGQLERPKWTGETPLSRLVAALISFKPLYSVLKYGARQVIISTAEKSNIPWRDMTQEILESDVYKEKDVIEDPSVAYPDYYLNPFHAYDEGNLSWLAAAEAEAATMSIAKRAIPNASSIEEANQIVRGNWLQEIENHHKKYSNSTISDILDIGCSVGVSTRFLSDKFTSAQATGLDLSPYFVAVAQYKDKLRNQGKNSTRWIHGNGESTGLPSQSFDLVSISYVFHECPEIAIRNMIKEAFRLLRPGGTFALTDNSPKSKILQVTLVLISWYTLIQKEKKTEETAVAASAAEEVIELVLFQVSECYVYLIPPRKRAASYRADEWNVNKWAWEGTLKVISKGEECIIRLADKTTGDLYARAFLRDGEPHPVEPVIDSSRYFVLRVEENLDGRLRHAFIGIGFRERTESYDFQAALHDHMNYLNKKKTAEEMEQQYQNTSSVDYSLKEGETLVLQLKNKGSCSIKSKFFEQGLNNLSVEDKNNNKETSTSLKLPPPPPSPLSPVRAAETAPLRLPSKLSLEESPEVKESESEKNSSKESESIEKRSQEDTPDDDFGDFQAAG; encoded by the exons ATGTCGTTCGGAACGATCTCGAAGCTCCACAACGTGAATTCTTGGCTGACTAGCTCCCCAAAATTGGTCTACCAAGATTCTTGGGCCCAGAAAAGATTCGCTTCTCCGAGGATACGGACGGCTGCGGCATCTTTGAGTGGCAGCGAAGTGGCCGAGGGATTTGAGGAGGGGCAACTGGAGAGACCCAAATGGACTGGTGAAACGCCGCTTTCCCGCCTAGTCGCAGCTCTCATTTCGTTCAAACCCTTGTATTCTGTCCTCAAGTATGGCGCGAGACAAGTGATCATCAG TACAGCTGAAAAATCCAACATCCCATGGAGAGATATGACACAAGAAATTTTGGAGTCAGACGTGTACAAGGAGAAGGATGTCATCGAGGATCCCTCTGTTGCTTATCCTGATT ACTATCTCAATCCTTTCCATGCGTATGACGAGGGAAATCTTTCTTGGCTG GCTGCAGCGGAAGCGGAGGCCGCAACTATGTCAATTGCAAAACGGGCTATTCCTAATGCATCCTCTATCGAAGAGGCAAATCAAATAGTTCGTGGAAATTGGCTTCAAGAAATTGAAAACCATCATAAGAAATATTCAAATTCCACAATTAGTGATATTCTAGATATTGGATGTTCGGTTGGAGTGAGCACGAGATTTCTTTCTGACAAATTCACCTCTGCCCAAGCCACT GGACTTGATTTATCGCCTTACTTTGTTGCTGTCGCACAATATAAAGATAAACTTAGGAATCAGGGGAAAAATTCAACAAGGTGGATCCATGGAAATGGTGAAAGCACAGGCTTGCCTTCACAATCTTTTGACCTTGTTTCGATTTCTTATGTG TTTCATGAGTGCCCAGAAATAGCAATTAGGAACATGATCAAAGAAGCCTTCCGGCTCCTTCGACCTGGTGGCACGTTTGCTCTCACTGATAATTCG CCAAAATCAAAGATTCTTCAGGTAACTCTAGTGTTAATTTCATGGTATACCTTGATACAA aaagaaaagaaaacagaaGAAACGGCTGTGGCGGCGTCAGCTGCAGAAGAAGTTATCGAGCTGGTTCTGTTTCAAGTTTCGGAATGCTATGTTTACTTG ATACCTCCACGTAAAAGGGCCGCTTCTTACAG GGCGGATGAATGGAATGTCAATAAATGGGCATGGGAAGGCACTTTGAAAGTTATAAGTAAAGGAGAAGAATGCATTATTCGTCTAGCAGATAAAACAACAG GGGACTTGTATGCTCGGGCCTTTTTGAGAGATGGGGAACCACATCCAGTGGAGCCTGTTATTGATAGCAGCAG ATATTTCGTTCTTCGGGTAGAAGAGAATCTTG ATGGACGACTTCGCCATGCTTTCATTGGTATCGGATTTAGAGAAAGAACTGAATCTTATGACTTCCAAGCTGCCCTTCATGACCATATGAA TTACCTCAATAAGAAGAAAACCGCGGAAGAGATGGAGCAGCAATACCAGAATACTTCCTCAGTTGACTACAGTTTAAAAGAGGGGGAGACTTTGGTGCTTCAATTAAAGAAT AAAGGTAGTTGCAGCATAAAATCCAAGTTTTTCGAGCAAGGCTTGAATAATCTCTCTGTGGAGGATAAGAATAACAACAAAGAAACATCGACAAGTCTCAAACTGCCTCCACCTCCACCTTCTCCACTCTCACCTGTTCGTGCGGCAGAAACAGCTCCCTTGCGATTGCCTTCAAAACTTAGCCTAGAGGAATCCCCTGAAGTGAAAGAATCTGAGTCGGAGAAGAATTCATCTAAAGAATCAGAATCTATTGAAAAACGAAGTCAAGAAGATACACCAGATGATGATTTTGGAGATTTTCAAGCTGCTGGATAA